One region of Thunnus albacares chromosome 8, fThuAlb1.1, whole genome shotgun sequence genomic DNA includes:
- the LOC122986677 gene encoding uncharacterized protein LOC122986677, which translates to MFVPVVVFLSTVGLHSVAAGGVYCAKTARARAAAMGLDYPGVHGAPDLLGPAHLGMHRRTIWPLPYYNNAPNMAHYKQNQPAVSSLYDRTHKHADPRNAESTTFLLRHGTYIPFQSEYTTNQRLSFPRGQSVSNHKSNFEEVKHVAPPTRAEAPGQSDPVNRDPQGRNKPLSFVYNEHDLVVDESVPNRHGMSLSALTLPQSRGHGAYQRGPGLTGYGLGRKIPFFGSSRFSNKGHVSAVTSQGPAVGRLERTRFPGHLAQALHRRLNVKQFVQGNPGLRRLIKPKSGPKQKKSVN; encoded by the exons ATGTTTGTACCTGTGGTGGTTTTTCTTAG cACTGTTGGGCTTCACTCTGTGGCAGCTGGAGGTGTGTATTGTGCTAAAACAGCGAGAG CCCGTGCAGCTGCCATGGGTTTGGATTATCCTGGAGTCCACGGAGCCCCGGATCTGTTAGGACCAGCTCACCTTGGGATGCACCGCAGGACAATATGGCCTCTCCCTTATTATAACAATGCACCTAACATGGCCCACTACAAACAAAATCAGCCAGCAGTGAGCTCCTTATATGACAGGACACATAAACATGCTGACCCCAGGAATGCTGAATCAACCACATTTCTACTGAGACATGGCACTTACATTCCCTTTCAAAGTGAATACACCACTAACCAACGGCTCAGCTTTCCCAGAGGACAGTCTGTTAGCAACCACAAGTCCAATTTTGAGGAGGTCAAGCATGTTGCCCCTCCAACACGTGCTGAAGCCCCAGGCCAGTCTGACCCTGTGAATAGGGATCCTCAAGGTCGCAACAAGCCGCTCTCATTTGTCTACAATGAGCATGACCTTGTTGTTGATGAGTCTGTCCCAAATAGACATGGCATGTCTCTGAGCGCACTCACCCTGCCTCAAAGCAGGGGTCATGGCGCTTACCAGAGGGGTCCTGGACTGACTGGATATGGCCTGGGAAGAAAAATCCCTTTCTTTGGTTCATCTCGTTTCTCCAACAAAGGCCATGTCAGTGCTGTGACTAGCCAAGGCCCTGCTGTTGGTAGACTGGAAAGGACTCGGTTCCCTGGCCATCTTGCTCAGGCCCTGCACAGACGCCTCAATGTCAAACAATTTGTTCAAGGTAACCCTGGTCTTAGACGTCTGATAAAACCAAAATCAGGCCCAAAACAGAAGAAGTCGGTGAACTAA